The proteins below are encoded in one region of Brassica napus cultivar Da-Ae chromosome A6, Da-Ae, whole genome shotgun sequence:
- the LOC106346749 gene encoding protein HIGH CHLOROPHYLL FLUORESCENCE PHENOTYPE 173, chloroplastic — protein sequence MVGGIVGSNMAATEARRFLSSNFGNSFSRIHRWDFHDRSQIAIPRAQSSSSPPPPSPSSDKNRREKKPRNRPVTTATKEGEETAAKKLDVAPPPPPPQTQSPSPPPLKLDDVNPVGLGRRSRQLFDEVWRKFSGLGQISRTNRPDEQDALDSLLIREGPMCEFAVPGAQNVTVLVVGATSRIGRIVVRKLMLRGYTVKALVRKMDEEVISMLPRSVDIVVGDVGEPSTLKSAVESCSKIIYCATARSTITADLVRVDHLGVYNLTKAFQDYNNRLAQLRAGKSSKSKLLIAKFKSAEALDGWEVRQGTYFQDTTASKYDGGMDAKFEFTESERAEFSGYVFTRGGYVELSKKLSLPLGSTLDRYEGLVLSVGGNGRSYVVILEAGPSSDMSQSKLYFARITTKAGFCRVRVPFSAFRPVNPEDPPLDPFLVHTLTIRFEPKRQRPVDGVAGAQQDLRSFSLVFEYIKALPAGQETDFILVSCTGSGVEPNRREQVLKAKRAGEDSLRRSGLGYTIIRPGPLKEEPGGQRALIFDQGNRISQGISCADVADICVKSLHDSTARNKSFDVCHEYVAEQGIELYELVAHLPDKANNYLTPALSVLEKNT from the exons ATGGTGGGCGGTATTGTTGGGAGTAACATGGCAGCGACTGAAGCGAGGAGGTTTCTAAGTTCGAATTTTGGCAACAGTTTCAGCAGAATCCACAGATGGGATTTTCACGATCGGTCCCAGATCGCAATCCCTAGGGCTCaatcttcctcttctcctccaCCTCCGTCTCCATCCTCCGACAAGAACCGCCGCGAAAAGAAGCCCAGAAACCGACCCGTCACCACAGCTACAAAGGAAGGCGAAGAGACGGCTGCGAAGAAACTCGATGTCGcacctcctcctccgcctccgCAGACTCAGTCTCCGTCTCCGCCGCCGCTGAAACTCGACGATGTGAATCCCGTGGGTTTGGGACGGCGATCGCGGCAGCTCTTCGACGAGGTGTGGCGGAAGTTCTCCGGCTTGGGTCAGATTTCGAGGACGAACAGACCCGATGAGCAGGACGCTCTCGACAGTCTTCTCATTAGAGAAGGGCCTATGTGCGAGTTCGCTGTCCCCGGCGCTCAAAACGTCACCGTTTTAGTCGTTGGAGCTACTAGCCGAATCGGCCGTATCGTCGTCCGTAAACTCATGCTCCGTGGCTACACCGTCAAG GCGTTGGTGAGGAAAATGGATGAGGAAGTGATAAGTATGTTACCAAGATCGGTAGATATTGTGGTGGGAGATGTGGGAGAACCGTCAACGCTTAAGTCTGCGGTGGAAAGCTGCAGCAAGATCATTTACTGCGCCACTGCTCGGTCTACTATCACTGCTGACCTCGTCCGTGTTGATCATTTGGGTGTTTATAACCTCACCAAGGCTTTTCAG GATTACAATAATAGACTGGCGCAGCTGAGAGCTGGTAAAAGCAGCAAAAGCAAGCTTTTGATTGCGAAGTTCAAGTCAGCTGAGGCGCTTGACGGTTGGGAAGTTCGTCAAGGGACTTACTTTCAGGATACAACTGCTTCTAAATATGATGGTGGGATGGATGCTAAGTTTGAGTTCACCGAATCTGAGAGAGCTGAGTTTTCAG GTTATGTTTTCACCCGAGGAGGATATGTTGAGTTGTCTAAGAAACTCTCACTTCCACTAGGTTCCACTCTTGACAG GTACGAAGGCTTAGTTCTTTCTGTTGGTGGGAACGGAAGATCATATGTTGTAATCCTTGAAGCTGGTCCATCGTCAGATATGTCTCAGAGCAAACTCTATTTCGCAAGGATTACTACCAAAGCTGGATTTTGTAGG GTAAGGGTACCATTTTCAGCTTTCCGTCCGGTTAATCCAGAAGATCCACCGCTAGATCCGTTTCTCGTTCATACATTGACAATACGTTTTGAGCCTAAAAGACAG AGACCAGTTGATGGTGTTGCTGGCGCACAACAAGATCTAAGAAGCTTTAGCCTTGTATTCGAGTACATCAAAGCTTTGCCT GCGGGTCAAGAAACCGACTTTATTTTGGTTTCATGTACTGGTTCTGGAGTAGAGCCCAACAGAAGGGAGCAAGTGCTAAAGGCTAAGAGG GCTGGCGAAGATTCATTGAGAAGATCAGGTCTTGGATACACCATTATTCGTCCCGGTCCCTTGAAG GAGGAGCCAGGCGGTCAACGAGCTCTGATATTTGATCAGGGAAACAGAATATCTCAG GGCATCAGTTGCGCGGATGTGGCTGATATTTGTGTCAAGTCACTGCACGATTCAACAGCGAGAAACAAAAGCTTTGAT GTTTGCCATGAATACGTGGCTGAGCAAGGAATAGAGCTCTACGAGCTG GTGGCTCATTTGCCAGACAAGGCGAACAACTATCTGACTCCTGCTCTATCTGTACTTGAGAAGAACACGTGA
- the LOC106346748 gene encoding 50S ribosomal protein L20, which yields MNKKEIFKLAKGFRGRAKNCIRIARERVEKALQYSYRDRRNKKREMRGLWIERINAGSRQHGVNYGNFIHGLMKENIQLNRKVLSELSMHEPYSFKALVDVSRNSFPGNKNVVQAPRKLDISSINA from the exons ATGAACAAGAAGGAGATATTCAAGCTAGCAAAGGGTTTCAGGGGAAGAGCGAAGAACTGCATAAGAATCGCGAGGGAGAGAGTGGAGAAAGCTCTTCAGTACTCTTACAGAGACAGGCGCAACAAGAAACGTGAGATGAGAGGTCTCTGGATCGAGCGTATCAACGCTGGCTCCCGTCAGCACGGT GTGAATTACGGTAACTTTATCCACGGACTGATGAAGGAGAACATCCAGCTGAACCGTAAAGTCCTCTCTGAGTTATCTATGCACGAGCCTTACAGCTTCAAAGCACTCGTTGACGTCTCCCGCAACTCCTTCCCTGGAAACAAGAACGTTGTCCAAGCTCCTCGTAAACTAGACATTTCTTCTATTAATGCCTAG
- the LOC106351356 gene encoding U-box domain-containing protein 35 produces the protein MWLPKTDATCKGTLSGSVAVAIDKDKTSQNAIKWTMENLTSRGQTLALIHVAPKSQSSSDIEDGTMHMQQMDKQTKDLFVSFHCYCSRKEIHCLDVLLEDADKVKAIVEYVTVSAIENLVLGAPSRSSFMRRFKTDLPTSVSKAAPDFCNVYVISKGKISSLRSSSRPAPYKSTVLSDFENQETAASEKKHKPANTTPITRARRSVDSDGPRPGFVKLPQGNMKMIGDFSDSGSEFSFISASQQGSENSFISSGTPTSGDRCSFTYDLPDSARTSRMSTSSEQSIGSHRLGIKFTDLGFLNNSSTASEESGRTSCSYSSQSLDDVEAQMRRLRLELKQTMDMYSSACREALTARQEATELKNLRSEEGRRMEELKMTEETAISMIENEKAKAKTAMEAAEAANRLAEAEAKRRLTAEMKALKESDSPTRYTMVRYRKYTVHEIEEGTDNFAESRKVGEGGYGPVYRGHLDHTSVAVKVLRPDAAQGRSQFQKEVEVLSCIRHPNMVLLLGACPEYGILVYEYMAKGSLDDRLFRRGNTPPISWQLRFRIAAEIATGLLFLHQTKPEPIVHRDLKPGNVLLDHNYVSKISDVGLARLVPAVAENVTQYRVTSAAGTFCYIDPEYQQTGMLGVKSDVYSLGIMLLQLLTAKQPMGLAYYVEQAIEEGKLKDMLDPAVPDWPLEEAMSLAKLSLQCAELRRKDRPDLGKEVMPELNRLRELGAESLESVFYAGHGPFSHSSQVSYTSEGRSAPSISNPGSYISNP, from the exons ATGTGGCTACCGAAAACAGATGCGACATGTAAAGGAACATTAAGTGGTTCAGTTGCTGTTGCAATAGACAAAGACAAAACTAGCCAAAATGCTATCAAATGGACAATGGAGAATCTTACTTCTCGTGGCCAAACTCTTGCTCTTATTCATGTCGCTCCCAAATCTCAATCTTCTTCAG ACATAGAAGACGGAACAATGCATATGCAGCAAATggataaacaaacaaaagatcTCTTTGTATCTTTCCACTGTTATTGCAGCCGTAAAGAA ATACATTGTCTGGATGTTTTGCTTGAAGATGCAGACAAAGTCAAAGCGATAGTTGAATACGTTACAGTTTCTGCCATCGAGAATTTAGTACTTGGTGCTCCATCAAGGAGTAGCTTTATgag AAGATTCAAAACGGATTTACCAACGAGTGTGTCCAAGGCAGCTCCAGATTTCTGCAATGTTTACGTCATTTCCAAAGGCAAAATCTCTTCCTTACGAAGCTCCTCTCGTCCTGCTCCTTACAAATCAACAGTTCTCAGCGATTTTGAAAATCAGGAAACTGCTGCCTCTGAGAAAAAACACAAACCAG CTAACACTACCCCAATAACTAGGGCACGAAGATCAGTTGATTCAGATGGTCCAAG ACCAGGGTTTGTGAAACTGCCACAAGGAAATATGAAAATGATAGGAGACTTCTCAGATTCAGGGTCCGAGTTCTCATTCATAAGTGCTTCACAACAAGGATCAGAAAACTCCTTTATCAGCTCGGGGACGCCGACTAGTGGAGATAGGTGTTCTTTTACCTACGATCTACCAGACTCAGCAAGAACCTCAAGAATGTCAACTAGCTCAGAGCAGAGCATTGGGTCACATAGATTAGGGATCAAGTTTACGGATCTAGGTTTTCTCAATAACTCTTCAACGGCTTCTGAAGAGAGTGGAAGAACTTCTTGCTCTTACTCATCTCAGAGCTTGGATGATGTTGAAGCTCAAATGAGGAGACTGCGTTTAGAGCTAAAACAAACCATGGATATGTATAGTTCAGCTTGCAGAGAAGCTTTAACCGCAAGGCAAGAG GCGACAGAGCTGAAAAATCTGAGGTCAGAAGAGGGAAGAAGAATGGAAGAACTAAAGATGACAGAGGAGACAGCAATTTCAATGATTGAAAATGAGAAGGCAAAGGCCAAAACAGCCATGGAAGCTGCTGAGGCTGCAAACAGGCTTGCGGAAGCTGAGGCAAAGAGAAGACTAACCGCAGAGATGAAGGCACTGAAAGAAAGCGATTCTCCCACTCGGTATACCATGGTTCGGTACAGGAAGTACACTGTTCATGAAATCGAAGAAGGAACTGATAATTTTGCAGAGTCAAGAAAAGTGGGAGAAGGAGGGTATGGGCCTGTGTATAGAGGTCATCTTGATCACACAAGTGTTGCTGTTAAGGTCTTACGTCCTGACGCTGCTCAAGGAAGATCACAGTTTCAAAAAGAG GTTGAAGTACTAAGTTGCATAAGGCATCCAAACATGGTGCTTCTCTTAGGAGCCTGTCCAGAATATGGCATCCTCGTCTACGAATACATGGCCAAAGGAAGCTTAGACGACCGTCTCTTCAGACGTGGAAACACACCACCGATATCATGGCAACTGCGTTTCAGAATCGCTGCAGAGATAGCTACAGGTCTCCTCTTCTTACACCAGACCAAACCAGAACCAATTGTCCACAGAGACTTGAAGCCAGGAAACGTTCTTCTCGACCACAACTACGTCAGCAAGATCAGCGACGTAGGGCTAGCGAGACTCGTCCCCGCGGTAGCAGAGAACGTGACTCAGTACAGAGTCACATCAGCTGCGGGAACGTTCTGTTACATCGACCCTGAGTATCAACAAACAGGAATGTTGGGTGTGAAGTCTGATGTTTATTCGCTAGGGATCATGCTTTTGCAGCTTTTGACTGCGAAACAGCCAATGGGTTTGGCTTATTATGTGGAACAGGCCATTGAAGAAGGGAAGCTGAAAGATATGCTAGATCCTGCGGTACCAGACTGGCCGTTAGAGGAAGCAATGTCTCTTGCTAAGTTGTCGTTACAATGTGCTGAGTTGAGGAGAAAAGATAGGCCTGATCTTGGTAAAGAAGTGATGCCTGAGCTTAATAGACTAAGAGAGTTGGGTGCAGAGAGTCTTGAGAGTGTGTTTTATGCTGGACATGGACCGTTTTCACATTCTAGCCAAGTCTCTTATACATCG GAAGGTAGGAGTGCTCCTTCTATATCGAATCCAGGATCTTATATATCAAACCCATAG
- the LOC106351355 gene encoding uncharacterized protein LOC106351355 yields MKQPTFPNAAAEETKSEQNQTAPKQKSKKFPTAAELISHYQKQGGLEPAEASVKVIEDLQNALVRVASSSKNASSKSKLLADGRKIDAISGRLAVVDAKLETKPGYVETFALGLASGAALNGISAVWPHVTRGIGQVWSAVKSGTDPSAAS; encoded by the coding sequence ATGAAGCAACCTACGTTTCCCAACGCGGCGGCGGAGGAAACCAAATCAGAGCAAAACCAGACCGCACCAAAGCAGAAATCGAAGAAATTCCCTACTGCAGCCGAGCTAATCTCACACTACCAGAAGCAAGGGGGACTCGAACCAGCGGAAGCCTCGGTTAAGGTCATCGAAGACCTGCAAAACGCGCTCGTCCGAGTCGCTTCGTCCTCGAAGAACGCCTCCAGCAAGAGCAAGCTTCTAGCTGACGGGAGGAAAATCGACGCCATTAGTGGAAGGCTTGCAGTTGTCGACGCCAAGTTGGAGACGAAGCCTGGATACGTCGAGACTTTCGCGTTAGGGTTAGCTTCCGGTGCGGCGCTTAACGGAATTAGCGCCGTCTGGCCTCACGTTACTAGAGGGATCGGTCAGGTTTGGTCCGCCGTTAAGAGTGGGACAGATCCGTCAGCTGCCTCTTAA